The proteins below are encoded in one region of Candidatus Culexarchaeum yellowstonense:
- a CDS encoding CoA pyrophosphatase — MDLKAGKDGAAVMIILCEDGELEALYIRRAVNPMDPWSGQIAFPGGRTKMQDLDIIETAIREAWEEVGIEVRREDVIGILGVFQPANEPKLKVYPVIAKLNFKPEVKLSNEVTDYMWIPIKRLCLSEVEIDGRRVEGYRYGSYIIWGLTARITKRLIEILK; from the coding sequence ATGGATTTAAAAGCAGGTAAAGATGGAGCTGCAGTAATGATAATACTATGTGAAGATGGAGAGCTCGAAGCACTATATATTAGGAGAGCTGTAAATCCCATGGACCCATGGTCTGGGCAGATAGCATTCCCAGGGGGGAGAACGAAGATGCAAGATTTGGACATAATAGAAACAGCCATAAGAGAAGCATGGGAAGAGGTAGGCATAGAGGTGAGAAGAGAGGATGTCATTGGAATTCTAGGAGTATTCCAACCAGCCAATGAACCAAAACTAAAAGTATATCCAGTCATAGCAAAATTAAACTTCAAACCAGAAGTAAAACTCTCAAATGAAGTTACAGATTACATGTGGATCCCAATTAAAAGGCTATGTCTAAGTGAAGTGGAAATTGATGGGAGGAGGGTTGAGGGATATAGGTATGGAAGCTACATAATATGGGGGTTAACAGCCAGAATAACCAAAAGATTAATAGAAATACTAAAATAG
- a CDS encoding glycosyltransferase family 4 protein, with translation MKIALCSDYFYPKIGGITVHVENLAKALEFRGHDVFIVTKKADFDDNIHGLRVVRVKSLFRTSQTIDIPYTDELMDVFRREKPDIIHAHHAFSPISLFSLAIGRRLGIKTVLTNHSIQFLYDVAYLWKPFSYLAFPLTQYINYADRILAVSCAAAKFISHFTDKDVMVIPNGVNVEEFTPSRKDFDGRSILFVGRLVYRKGVHRLLNVMRYVVREIEDAHLYMIGSGYLSSTIKLMVKSLNLQGNITLIGSVGKEDLIEYYKRSHVFVLPSVYGESFGIVILEAMASKTPVVAVAQGGIRELLENGETGLLAEGEGLTRKLAENICTLLKDKTLSEKISLNAYREVQKYDWKIIARMIEEVYEDILSS, from the coding sequence GTGAAGATTGCTCTTTGTAGTGATTACTTTTATCCTAAGATTGGTGGTATAACTGTTCATGTTGAGAATTTGGCTAAGGCTTTGGAGTTTAGGGGTCATGATGTATTCATTGTTACTAAGAAGGCTGATTTTGATGATAATATTCATGGTTTAAGGGTTGTTAGGGTTAAATCCCTATTTAGAACTTCTCAAACCATCGACATCCCATATACTGATGAGCTTATGGATGTTTTTAGGAGGGAGAAGCCTGACATTATACATGCACATCACGCCTTCTCACCCATATCCCTATTCTCATTGGCTATTGGTAGGAGGCTTGGAATCAAGACTGTTTTAACGAATCACTCCATACAATTCCTATATGATGTGGCATACTTGTGGAAGCCATTCTCCTACCTAGCCTTCCCCCTAACGCAATACATAAATTATGCTGATAGAATCCTAGCTGTAAGCTGTGCTGCTGCGAAATTCATTTCACACTTCACAGATAAAGATGTAATGGTGATTCCCAATGGTGTTAATGTTGAAGAGTTCACGCCGTCAAGGAAGGATTTTGATGGTAGAAGCATACTTTTCGTTGGTAGGCTTGTATATAGGAAGGGGGTTCATAGACTCCTAAACGTCATGAGATACGTTGTTAGGGAAATTGAGGATGCACATTTATACATGATTGGATCTGGATACCTAAGTTCAACAATTAAATTAATGGTTAAATCCCTAAACCTCCAAGGAAACATAACCCTAATTGGCAGTGTGGGGAAGGAGGATTTAATCGAATATTATAAGAGATCCCACGTATTCGTCTTACCCTCAGTATATGGAGAATCCTTTGGCATAGTTATCTTAGAAGCCATGGCCTCAAAAACACCAGTTGTGGCCGTAGCTCAAGGTGGAATTAGAGAGTTGCTGGAAAATGGTGAAACAGGACTCCTAGCTGAAGGTGAAGGGTTAACTAGGAAGCTTGCTGAAAACATATGCACACTACTAAAGGATAAAACATTATCCGAGAAGATCTCATTAAACGCTTATAGGGAAGTTCAAAAATACGATTGGAAAATTATAGCCAGGATGATTGAAGAAGTTTATGAAGATATCTTATCCTCATAG